A stretch of Desulfitobacterium dichloroeliminans LMG P-21439 DNA encodes these proteins:
- a CDS encoding P-II family nitrogen regulator has translation MENEMDLKALYIIVNAGFADEVVEVARQAGAGGGTIIHARGSGPVHKSILGITLDTEKEIVLSIVSGDKVEKIMAAIKEKAGLNSPANGICFTMPVEKWLVKQ, from the coding sequence ATGGAAAACGAAATGGATTTAAAAGCTCTCTATATCATCGTCAACGCCGGTTTTGCTGATGAGGTGGTGGAAGTCGCTCGCCAGGCAGGAGCAGGCGGTGGGACAATTATCCACGCTCGTGGCAGCGGCCCGGTACATAAATCGATTCTGGGTATTACCTTAGATACTGAGAAGGAGATCGTCTTAAGCATTGTCAGCGGGGACAAAGTTGAGAAAATTATGGCTGCCATCAAAGAAAAGGCAGGGTTGAATTCCCCTGCCAACGGTATTTGCTTTACGATGCCTGTTGAAAAATGGTTGGTGAAGCAATGA
- a CDS encoding GGDEF domain-containing protein translates to MHNSIPTEIVNTVLSELKIGLTLIDTTGKVIYFNHLGGELLGWDPNLPENNSILSCHKNESKPKVLDKLNQPATIEWHRVIKTQGRCIENAYSPINIPGQFTGAMIITKDVTERELYLERIKKNSETDPLTGLFNRNLFQEVIQGYINESKPFGLAMLDISGLKYINDHFGHEEGDRILKEAAASIRSSIRDTDFAFRFGGDEFLILTTAKEPVLKMIEARIKSQNKIPTEHTPAVLNISFGYATSFEEKSMEAVLALADQRMYRDKQTFYLGAGKFFKGK, encoded by the coding sequence ATGCATAACTCCATTCCAACAGAGATAGTCAACACCGTTCTTTCCGAATTAAAAATCGGCCTAACGCTCATCGACACCACCGGGAAAGTTATTTATTTCAATCATTTGGGAGGGGAATTGCTGGGGTGGGACCCTAACCTTCCGGAAAATAATAGCATTCTCTCCTGTCATAAAAACGAGTCCAAGCCCAAGGTCCTTGATAAACTCAATCAACCGGCAACTATCGAATGGCACAGAGTCATCAAAACTCAAGGCAGATGTATCGAAAATGCTTATTCCCCGATTAATATACCCGGCCAATTTACCGGAGCTATGATTATTACCAAGGATGTCACGGAAAGAGAACTCTACTTAGAACGCATAAAGAAAAATTCCGAGACAGATCCCCTCACCGGACTTTTTAATCGCAATCTTTTTCAGGAGGTTATTCAGGGCTATATCAACGAGTCCAAGCCCTTTGGACTGGCCATGCTTGATATTAGCGGCTTGAAGTATATCAATGATCACTTTGGACATGAGGAAGGAGATCGCATTCTTAAAGAAGCCGCTGCCTCGATTCGGAGCAGCATCAGGGATACTGATTTCGCATTTCGCTTCGGCGGCGATGAGTTCTTGATACTTACCACAGCCAAAGAACCCGTTCTTAAAATGATTGAGGCCCGAATCAAGAGTCAAAATAAGATTCCGACCGAGCATACCCCTGCGGTACTCAACATAAGCTTCGGCTACGCCACTTCTTTTGAAGAAAAGAGCATGGAAGCCGTATTGGCTTTAGCTGACCAACGGATGTACCGGGACAAACAGACTTTCTATTTGGGTGCCGGGAAGTTCTTTAAGGGCAAGTAA
- a CDS encoding AbrB family transcriptional regulator, with translation MFPLLSASITISLAVAGYWLLKKINFPAPSIMGPMMFIGIYQALGGGLPDLSMTTVNIFQLIIGLSLGARINHQRLADLRRVLRPSLVIAVWTLLSTLGMTFLLLQFTPNIATALFSAAPGGISEMTVVALAYDTEVPMVSTYQFVRLVVIISVVPIIARWLKRRTPTAQRVAMKEEQNQTLVTGDAEPIEQVEIGLGTKLLLYSLGIMGGLLLLVLGFPGGGVIGAMTTLALTNIVLKKQYQFPSSVLQLALLGIGMSIGLEFSPEVVRTIQEMLLPIIGFSLLIVLSNFVVGWYLHHLTHWDIITCLLSSAPGGLNQMLAVSEEMKADTLTISILQLVRLLIIITCIPIIAVMFI, from the coding sequence ATGTTTCCATTACTTAGCGCAAGTATAACGATTAGTCTGGCTGTTGCAGGCTACTGGTTATTAAAGAAGATTAATTTCCCGGCACCATCAATTATGGGGCCGATGATGTTTATCGGTATATATCAAGCATTGGGAGGGGGACTTCCCGATCTCTCCATGACCACCGTCAATATATTTCAGCTGATTATAGGGCTGTCTTTAGGGGCCAGAATTAATCATCAGAGGCTGGCTGATTTGCGTAGGGTGTTACGTCCTTCCTTAGTTATAGCGGTTTGGACTTTACTATCAACCTTGGGTATGACGTTTCTTTTACTCCAATTTACCCCTAATATCGCTACGGCTCTTTTCTCCGCCGCTCCCGGTGGGATCTCAGAAATGACGGTTGTCGCCTTGGCCTATGATACCGAAGTGCCCATGGTATCCACCTATCAATTTGTACGCTTAGTGGTCATTATCAGTGTGGTGCCTATTATTGCTCGTTGGTTAAAGCGAAGAACACCAACTGCGCAACGGGTCGCGATGAAGGAAGAGCAAAATCAGACACTAGTAACAGGAGACGCCGAGCCAATAGAGCAAGTAGAAATTGGGTTGGGAACTAAGCTACTCCTTTACAGCCTTGGCATAATGGGGGGCCTGCTTCTGCTGGTCTTGGGCTTTCCCGGCGGAGGAGTGATTGGTGCCATGACGACTTTGGCGCTGACCAACATAGTGCTCAAAAAGCAGTATCAATTTCCAAGTTCTGTTTTGCAACTTGCCTTGCTTGGAATTGGTATGAGCATCGGGTTGGAATTTTCACCGGAGGTGGTGCGGACTATTCAAGAGATGTTGCTGCCCATTATTGGCTTTTCCTTGCTTATTGTACTCAGTAATTTCGTCGTGGGGTGGTATTTACATCATCTGACTCATTGGGATATCATCACCTGCCTATTGAGTTCAGCCCCCGGCGGGCTGAATCAAATGCTCGCGGTTTCCGAAGAGATGAAGGCCGATACCCTGACCATCAGCATACTGCAATTGGTGCGACTGTTAATCATCATTACCTGTATCCCGATTATCGCTGTTATGTTTATCTGA
- a CDS encoding Ldh family oxidoreductase, with product MQANNTYEVNAMKRFMEQAFSACGVPVADGQIVSDNLLYAELRGIKSHGISRFPIYLRRIQKGAVNPQPKIAIEQRALGILGVDGDNGLGAVGMVHALNRGMEQARQVGICVIGMKGSNHFGASGYYCQLAAEQGFVSIVLTDAPPATPPWGGKEAYFGTNPIAFGLPRAEKPHIIVDLATSLVARGKIIRAAAQGEEIPKGWALDKEGFATTDPQAALAGVLLPMAGAKGYALSLAVEHLAGVLVGAGFGKEVAWQYGEGNKPANVGHFVILVKADAFLTMETYHKRVEHFVEEIKQIPLAPGYQEIKLPGEREWEQEQSSVVQGVTLDEDMLATFQAIAQELNIKL from the coding sequence ATGCAAGCTAACAACACCTATGAAGTCAATGCCATGAAAAGGTTTATGGAACAGGCCTTTTCGGCTTGCGGAGTACCTGTAGCCGATGGGCAAATTGTAAGTGATAACCTGCTCTACGCGGAGCTACGTGGGATCAAGAGCCATGGTATAAGTCGTTTTCCTATTTATTTACGACGCATCCAAAAGGGGGCGGTGAACCCTCAACCGAAAATAGCTATCGAACAAAGAGCACTCGGAATATTAGGGGTGGACGGGGATAACGGATTAGGTGCTGTGGGAATGGTGCATGCTCTGAACCGAGGGATGGAACAAGCTCGGCAAGTAGGGATTTGTGTTATTGGGATGAAGGGGAGCAACCATTTTGGGGCTTCAGGTTATTATTGTCAACTTGCCGCAGAGCAAGGTTTTGTCTCCATAGTGCTTACGGACGCACCACCGGCGACACCGCCTTGGGGAGGTAAGGAGGCCTATTTTGGCACGAATCCTATTGCCTTTGGCCTACCGCGAGCCGAAAAACCGCATATCATCGTGGATCTGGCTACCTCGCTTGTGGCGCGTGGCAAGATTATTCGAGCGGCTGCTCAAGGGGAAGAAATTCCTAAGGGGTGGGCTCTCGATAAAGAAGGCTTTGCCACAACAGATCCCCAGGCTGCTTTGGCAGGCGTTTTGCTGCCCATGGCCGGAGCGAAGGGGTATGCCTTGAGCTTAGCGGTAGAGCATTTAGCGGGGGTCTTGGTGGGAGCTGGTTTTGGCAAAGAAGTAGCTTGGCAATACGGTGAAGGAAACAAGCCTGCCAATGTCGGTCATTTCGTCATTTTAGTCAAGGCAGATGCATTTCTAACGATGGAAACCTATCATAAGCGCGTGGAACATTTTGTAGAAGAAATTAAACAGATTCCGTTGGCACCGGGGTACCAAGAAATCAAACTGCCTGGGGAACGTGAATGGGAGCAAGAGCAGAGTTCGGTGGTCCAAGGGGTTACCCTGGATGAGGATATGCTCGCTACATTCCAAGCTATTGCTCAAGAGTTAAATATCAAGCTATAG
- a CDS encoding sigma 54-interacting transcriptional regulator, whose product MIRIVYTMTLGHNRDIINKLICSKESKDVSVEVLQTASPQELMEYDIDNTIVIARGIYFLTLSKRFRRARVIELAVTGYDIMRGIVECKNVYQAKKIAIIISETIQVEKSFIEDTLDVQLTVFPVKEYGHVANVFDFVKRLGFDAILGGFTVFRMAKSEGVNSVAITMGYEANHLAFNEAFNVAKAIIEERKKNELFKIILESTDEAVIAYDHQGLIMAYNQAVYGILELPAQTILTGKELSSFLPQFKEAHLSKESYTTNEVITINNRVVVINKRNIIIEQKNQGAVLILQNVDTLQKAEIDVRQKLNKKGLAAKYNFDAIIGSSEVIMKTIRVAQKYAVANSNVLIIGETGTGKELFAQSIHNNSMRCNQPFVAINCAALPEQLLESELFGYVGGAFTGAAKGGKVGLFELAHKGTLFLDEIAEMPLGLQAKLLRVLQEREIRKLGDDKNIPIDVRIISATNEDLSLLVQESKFRQDLLYRIDVLSLILPPLRERKEDIKDIAKTFLADFPRGHKPISLSLEGLLVLMQYEWPGNIRELRNVCERLSVLSENKMLGAQEVKEILPIKEAPLLTLVTPLPDIRNQRQQEKQSKMTQQQLAEMLGISRTTLWRRKREQIRPYDR is encoded by the coding sequence ATGATCAGAATAGTCTATACCATGACCCTTGGCCATAATCGGGATATTATCAATAAACTGATTTGCTCGAAGGAGTCAAAGGATGTCTCAGTAGAAGTCTTGCAAACGGCCAGCCCTCAAGAGTTGATGGAGTATGACATTGACAATACCATTGTGATTGCTCGTGGAATTTACTTCCTAACCCTCAGTAAGAGATTTAGGCGTGCTCGTGTGATAGAGCTTGCTGTCACGGGGTATGATATTATGCGGGGAATTGTGGAGTGTAAAAATGTATATCAGGCCAAAAAGATTGCCATTATCATCTCGGAAACTATTCAAGTCGAGAAGAGTTTTATCGAAGACACTTTGGATGTTCAGTTAACGGTTTTTCCAGTCAAAGAATATGGTCATGTGGCGAATGTCTTTGACTTCGTTAAGCGTCTGGGCTTTGATGCAATTCTCGGTGGGTTTACAGTTTTTCGTATGGCCAAAAGTGAGGGCGTCAATTCAGTAGCAATAACTATGGGATATGAAGCCAACCACTTAGCCTTCAATGAGGCATTCAACGTAGCAAAAGCCATCATCGAAGAACGCAAGAAAAATGAGCTTTTTAAAATCATTCTGGAAAGCACCGATGAAGCGGTTATCGCCTACGATCATCAGGGGCTGATTATGGCATACAACCAAGCGGTCTATGGCATTTTGGAGCTCCCCGCCCAAACGATTCTCACAGGCAAAGAACTCTCGTCCTTCCTGCCACAATTCAAAGAAGCCCATCTAAGCAAAGAAAGTTATACTACCAATGAAGTCATCACCATTAACAACCGCGTGGTCGTTATCAATAAAAGAAACATTATCATTGAACAGAAAAATCAGGGTGCAGTATTAATACTACAAAATGTCGATACTTTGCAAAAGGCAGAAATTGATGTGCGCCAGAAATTAAACAAGAAAGGCTTAGCAGCTAAGTACAATTTTGACGCAATAATCGGCAGCAGTGAGGTTATTATGAAAACCATCCGGGTTGCCCAAAAATATGCTGTTGCAAACTCAAATGTATTGATTATCGGCGAGACAGGGACAGGGAAAGAGCTCTTTGCTCAGAGTATTCATAACAACAGCATGCGGTGTAACCAGCCTTTTGTTGCCATAAACTGTGCAGCACTTCCTGAACAATTACTGGAAAGTGAACTTTTTGGCTATGTGGGAGGCGCTTTTACAGGAGCCGCTAAAGGTGGGAAAGTAGGGCTTTTTGAGTTAGCCCATAAAGGGACCCTCTTTCTAGACGAAATAGCCGAAATGCCTCTTGGTTTGCAAGCGAAACTCCTGCGGGTATTGCAGGAAAGGGAAATTCGTAAACTAGGTGATGACAAGAACATTCCCATTGATGTACGAATCATATCGGCAACCAATGAAGATTTAAGTTTACTAGTGCAAGAAAGTAAATTTCGCCAGGACCTTCTCTATCGTATCGATGTGTTGAGTTTAATTCTTCCGCCCTTGCGCGAACGCAAGGAAGATATTAAAGATATTGCGAAGACCTTTTTAGCAGATTTTCCTAGAGGTCATAAGCCAATCTCCCTAAGCCTTGAAGGACTCTTAGTACTCATGCAATATGAATGGCCGGGAAATATTCGTGAACTGCGCAATGTCTGTGAACGTTTATCCGTACTCTCTGAGAACAAAATGCTTGGGGCTCAAGAGGTCAAAGAAATCTTGCCTATAAAAGAGGCACCTCTATTAACTCTTGTGACACCGCTTCCGGATATCCGAAATCAGCGACAGCAAGAAAAACAAAGCAAAATGACCCAACAACAGTTGGCAGAGATGCTAGGAATAAGCCGCACCACGTTGTGGCGCCGAAAAAGAGAACAAATTAGACCATACGACCGTTAA
- a CDS encoding 4-hydroxythreonine-4-phosphate dehydrogenase PdxA: MINCETKPVIGITMGDPAGVGPEIVAKAAAAGSLEKDAHPIIVGDQRLFEHGMQIAKVNVDFQVAYTLDEALRMMGIVVLDTKRFNAADLVMGELSVECGKDAATNIQQCVGYCQQGLMDGLCFAPNNKAAMKKAGFVLHGAIDLLAGFFQYEGNRGELNVLKDAWTARVTSHIPVKDISARLSVEGILKSIHLVNQTLKRAGIAHPHIAVAALNPHGGEGGTCGMEEIEIISPAVEEARALGIMAEGPFPADTLFIKLFNKEYQAAVTMFHDQGQIAMKLKGFDQGVTVMAGLPSPVTTCSHGSAFDIAGQGIANPGAWESAYELVVKMAKVGRRHSC, translated from the coding sequence TTGATAAACTGTGAAACTAAACCCGTCATCGGCATCACCATGGGCGATCCTGCAGGAGTTGGACCGGAAATCGTGGCTAAGGCTGCTGCCGCAGGAAGCTTAGAAAAGGATGCTCATCCGATTATTGTGGGGGATCAGCGCTTATTCGAGCATGGTATGCAGATTGCGAAGGTCAACGTAGATTTCCAAGTAGCCTATACCTTGGATGAAGCCCTAAGGATGATGGGGATTGTCGTTTTAGATACCAAGAGGTTTAACGCTGCGGATTTAGTTATGGGCGAGTTGAGCGTTGAATGCGGTAAGGATGCAGCGACCAATATTCAGCAATGTGTGGGGTATTGTCAACAAGGGTTGATGGACGGACTCTGTTTTGCTCCCAACAACAAAGCAGCTATGAAAAAAGCAGGCTTTGTCCTGCATGGGGCGATTGATTTGTTGGCAGGGTTTTTTCAGTATGAAGGCAACCGCGGCGAATTGAACGTGCTAAAGGATGCATGGACAGCTCGTGTTACCAGTCACATACCGGTGAAAGATATTAGTGCTCGATTGAGTGTAGAGGGAATCCTTAAGTCCATCCATTTGGTGAATCAGACCCTCAAGCGGGCGGGTATTGCTCACCCCCACATTGCGGTGGCGGCCTTAAATCCCCATGGGGGGGAAGGTGGCACTTGCGGGATGGAGGAGATTGAGATCATTTCTCCTGCTGTAGAAGAGGCCAGAGCTCTAGGGATTATGGCTGAAGGTCCATTTCCTGCCGACACCTTGTTTATTAAGTTATTCAACAAGGAATATCAGGCGGCGGTGACCATGTTCCATGATCAGGGCCAGATTGCCATGAAGCTGAAAGGGTTTGATCAGGGTGTCACCGTAATGGCTGGCTTACCCAGTCCAGTTACCACCTGCTCTCATGGCTCTGCTTTCGATATCGCCGGTCAAGGGATTGCCAACCCTGGGGCATGGGAAAGTGCTTATGAACTTGTGGTTAAGATGGCCAAAGTGGGTCGACGACATAGCTGCTAA
- a CDS encoding NAD(P)-dependent oxidoreductase has protein sequence MKLGFVGLGQMGKPMALNLLKSGKELIVYDQRPNSYLEFEEQGARVAKGLQDVAEADIIFCSLPNSEVVHQVLLGEEGLKQALRTGQIIVDTSTIKYNTTLDIAKELAARGVEFLDAPVSGMEARAKEGTLTMMCGGKQELFTKVTPYLQWMANKILYMGNSGSGQLTKLINQLLFDINGAALAEILPMSIKLGLDPEKVGEVVNSGTGRSYASEFFIPKILEGNFTEGYPMKHAYKDLVSGVEISSSLCIPMPVLCAATTTYQIALLKGLGDRDKGGMIGVFEDLLQVQYRKSTGKGGLG, from the coding sequence GTGAAACTAGGTTTTGTTGGCTTGGGACAAATGGGTAAACCTATGGCCTTAAATTTACTTAAAAGTGGTAAAGAATTAATCGTTTATGATCAGCGGCCGAACAGTTACCTTGAGTTTGAAGAACAGGGGGCGCGGGTGGCAAAGGGTCTACAGGATGTGGCAGAAGCGGATATCATCTTTTGCTCTCTTCCCAACAGTGAAGTCGTTCATCAGGTATTGCTGGGGGAGGAGGGGCTTAAGCAGGCCCTTCGGACAGGGCAGATCATTGTGGATACCAGTACCATTAAATACAACACCACCTTAGATATTGCCAAGGAATTAGCGGCACGGGGAGTCGAGTTTCTCGATGCGCCAGTTTCAGGTATGGAAGCACGGGCTAAGGAAGGAACCCTCACCATGATGTGCGGCGGCAAGCAGGAACTTTTTACAAAGGTGACGCCCTATCTCCAATGGATGGCCAACAAAATTCTCTATATGGGCAACAGCGGGAGTGGCCAACTGACCAAGCTAATCAATCAATTATTATTTGATATCAATGGAGCTGCCTTGGCCGAAATCCTCCCTATGTCCATTAAACTCGGCCTTGATCCGGAAAAAGTAGGGGAGGTCGTCAACAGTGGAACGGGTAGGAGCTATGCCTCAGAGTTTTTCATTCCCAAGATTCTCGAGGGCAATTTTACCGAGGGGTATCCTATGAAACATGCCTATAAGGATTTGGTCAGTGGAGTGGAGATCTCGTCCAGCCTCTGCATCCCCATGCCTGTACTCTGTGCGGCGACGACAACCTATCAAATCGCCCTGCTTAAGGGACTGGGTGATCGAGATAAAGGCGGTATGATTGGGGTGTTTGAGGACTTGCTTCAGGTGCAATACCGTAAATCCACAGGAAAGGGTGGACTAGGATGA
- a CDS encoding sugar phosphate isomerase/epimerase family protein, whose protein sequence is MKLAYTISGPDTQAKYLAYRGELEDMLASLHEIGYQGVELFVRDPREIDLRKLGQLLELNHLELAALGTGPMVSEDQLRFTSLDGTIRNEAMTRAKAAIDLAARFGSQVNVGKLRGDIVQGDEAHTGRLRDRAIKELCDYAATKNVLITIEPQCRFAINNLKSTQEALAWLQEQQLPNLYLMLDVFHMNIEDKSIAASLIEAKNQTIHVHLADNHRGVPGTGALNFPEIIRVLKALGYDRYLSMEIEQTPSCYEAAAKAYTYIQKLIDDDGVIIEKVK, encoded by the coding sequence ATGAAATTAGCCTACACCATAAGCGGTCCTGATACCCAGGCTAAGTATCTAGCCTATAGAGGAGAGCTGGAGGACATGTTAGCCAGCTTGCATGAGATAGGTTACCAGGGAGTAGAGTTATTTGTTCGGGATCCGCGGGAAATTGACCTAAGGAAATTGGGGCAGCTTTTAGAGCTTAATCATCTGGAATTGGCGGCCCTTGGTACAGGTCCTATGGTTTCCGAAGATCAATTACGGTTTACTTCCTTAGATGGGACGATTCGGAATGAGGCGATGACGAGGGCAAAGGCTGCCATTGATTTAGCCGCTCGGTTTGGATCCCAAGTTAATGTGGGTAAATTGCGCGGAGATATTGTTCAGGGAGACGAGGCGCATACAGGACGCCTAAGGGATCGGGCCATTAAAGAACTATGTGACTACGCGGCAACGAAAAATGTGCTGATTACCATAGAGCCCCAATGTCGTTTTGCAATTAACAACCTCAAATCTACCCAGGAAGCCTTGGCTTGGCTCCAAGAGCAGCAATTGCCTAATTTGTACCTTATGCTTGATGTATTTCACATGAATATCGAAGATAAGTCCATTGCGGCCAGCTTGATTGAAGCCAAGAACCAGACAATCCATGTCCATTTGGCAGATAACCATAGGGGTGTTCCGGGAACAGGAGCCCTGAATTTCCCGGAGATTATACGAGTCTTAAAAGCTTTGGGGTATGATCGCTATCTTTCGATGGAAATCGAGCAGACTCCCAGCTGCTATGAAGCAGCCGCCAAAGCGTATACCTATATTCAGAAACTCATCGACGATGATGGAGTGATTATAGAAAAAGTGAAGTGA
- the ilvD gene encoding dihydroxy-acid dehydratase, whose product METDNRIINSQELFKGIKGAYPRAMFKSVGYTQEDLRKPIIGVVSSWSEIHPGSYPNKELAQFVKAGVWAAGGTPVEFHTIAVCDAIAQGVGMHYSLPSREIVAAEIELMVGSGGFDGLVLLPSCDKSPGGMLMAAARLNLPTIFLPPGPMLPHFDDQGQQWVMSDIKEAMGAFTKQRMDDKLFEAIETDTCTTVGVCGMMGTGNTMGCLIEALGMSLPGTSTTPSVYAKKRHQAKETGKRIVEMVKENLRSHQILNEGSLANAVRLVMAIGGSTNAVLHLPAIAREAGVELTLDDIDRLSEQTPCVAKYKPSSKYTLWDFYQAGGVGAILKIISPLLHKEVLTVTGKTIEGYFSEVKKWQTVRPLNNPLQPKGGIVALKGNLAPDGAVIKVSGVKDAPNCQVGIAKTFESEEDLMEHIMTKEIKPGDVLVIRNEGPVGGPGMREMSIPAALLTGMGLGDSVAMITDGRFSGATRGFCIGHVAPEAYVGGPIAIVQDGDSIEIDIEHKALNLRVSPEEISKRLANLPPRKRPMDKGFLGVYARNVSQADKGAILE is encoded by the coding sequence ATGGAAACAGACAATAGAATAATAAATTCTCAAGAGTTGTTTAAGGGAATCAAGGGTGCCTATCCCCGTGCCATGTTTAAATCGGTGGGTTATACCCAGGAAGATTTGAGAAAGCCAATTATTGGAGTAGTCAGCTCTTGGTCAGAGATCCATCCCGGCAGTTACCCCAATAAAGAGCTCGCCCAATTCGTCAAAGCTGGGGTATGGGCTGCCGGTGGAACACCAGTGGAGTTCCATACTATAGCTGTCTGTGATGCCATAGCTCAAGGGGTAGGAATGCACTATTCCCTACCCAGCCGGGAAATTGTCGCCGCGGAGATCGAGCTGATGGTGGGCTCTGGTGGATTTGATGGTTTAGTCTTACTTCCTTCCTGTGATAAATCTCCCGGAGGCATGCTGATGGCTGCTGCCCGCCTTAATCTACCGACAATCTTTCTGCCCCCGGGTCCGATGCTTCCCCACTTTGATGACCAAGGTCAACAATGGGTGATGTCAGATATTAAGGAAGCCATGGGAGCCTTCACGAAGCAACGGATGGATGACAAGCTTTTCGAAGCCATTGAAACGGATACCTGCACCACTGTGGGCGTTTGCGGAATGATGGGAACTGGGAACACCATGGGGTGCTTAATCGAAGCCTTAGGTATGTCCCTGCCCGGCACCTCGACGACCCCTTCGGTCTATGCCAAAAAAAGACACCAAGCCAAAGAAACAGGAAAGCGCATCGTGGAAATGGTCAAGGAGAATTTGCGTTCACATCAGATCCTGAATGAAGGAAGTTTAGCCAACGCTGTGCGCCTTGTCATGGCTATTGGTGGCTCAACCAATGCAGTATTACATTTACCGGCCATTGCGAGGGAGGCAGGAGTAGAGCTAACCCTTGATGATATCGATAGGCTCTCGGAACAAACGCCCTGTGTTGCTAAGTATAAGCCCTCTAGTAAATACACCCTCTGGGATTTTTATCAAGCAGGGGGAGTCGGGGCTATCCTCAAGATTATTTCCCCATTGCTCCATAAAGAGGTGTTGACAGTGACCGGCAAAACTATCGAGGGATATTTTAGCGAGGTTAAGAAGTGGCAAACTGTCCGTCCTCTGAATAATCCGCTGCAACCCAAGGGGGGAATTGTGGCATTAAAAGGTAACCTGGCACCGGATGGCGCTGTGATCAAGGTTAGCGGGGTGAAAGATGCACCCAACTGCCAAGTAGGGATCGCCAAAACCTTTGAATCGGAAGAGGATCTCATGGAACACATCATGACTAAGGAAATCAAACCAGGGGATGTGTTGGTCATTCGCAATGAGGGACCTGTCGGGGGACCGGGGATGCGAGAGATGTCCATTCCCGCCGCCTTACTCACGGGCATGGGTCTGGGTGACAGTGTTGCTATGATCACTGATGGCCGCTTTTCCGGAGCAACCCGCGGCTTTTGCATTGGGCATGTTGCCCCAGAAGCTTACGTCGGAGGACCGATTGCCATAGTCCAAGATGGCGATTCGATAGAGATTGATATTGAACACAAAGCCCTGAACCTGCGGGTGAGTCCGGAAGAGATCAGCAAGCGCTTAGCGAACCTTCCTCCACGGAAAAGGCCAATGGATAAAGGTTTTTTAGGGGTCTATGCGCGCAATGTCAGTCAGGCAGACAAGGGTGCAATTCTTGAGTAA
- a CDS encoding tripartite tricarboxylate transporter substrate binding protein, whose product MKKHFRSIVFITALLFLLGSIAGCGSSSSSNQKQDSSSGTEKAASFPEKDFEFLVPMGAGGGSDVFCRTLVKTVADNKLNPTNITVVNKPGGSGSIGWSYVANDHKGNPYELSTVSSSFYTGPISGQSPVSYKDFTHIIAVAEDPTLLVVPTDSPYQTMEQLLEAAKAKPESISSGGSSGLSMDAVVFYALSDSAGVQMKYVPFAGGGEVMTSVLGGHVTFGFLGPSEAASQLEAGKMKALAVTTEDRAGGILKDVPTLKELGHDVVLSQLRGVVAPSGISQENVDYLHDMFKKATETPEWKEFVKNNFMEEKIMGPDEFLKASQAQNDMYAKYLDKIEK is encoded by the coding sequence ATGAAAAAGCATTTTCGTTCTATAGTGTTTATAACCGCACTTTTGTTTTTGTTAGGCTCGATAGCCGGTTGTGGTAGCAGTAGTAGTAGCAATCAAAAACAAGACTCAAGTTCTGGCACGGAAAAAGCTGCAAGTTTTCCCGAAAAGGATTTTGAATTTTTAGTACCCATGGGAGCGGGCGGCGGTAGTGATGTATTCTGTCGTACTCTAGTGAAAACTGTTGCTGATAATAAACTTAATCCCACTAACATCACCGTAGTCAATAAACCCGGTGGTTCTGGTTCCATAGGTTGGTCCTATGTAGCTAATGATCACAAAGGAAATCCTTATGAGTTAAGCACAGTGAGCTCCAGCTTCTATACGGGTCCGATATCGGGACAGTCCCCTGTATCCTATAAAGATTTCACCCATATCATCGCAGTAGCTGAAGATCCGACTCTGCTCGTCGTCCCGACGGATTCTCCCTATCAAACGATGGAGCAACTGTTAGAAGCGGCTAAAGCTAAACCGGAATCCATTAGTTCCGGTGGTTCCAGTGGTCTCTCCATGGATGCTGTTGTATTCTATGCCCTTAGCGATAGTGCAGGGGTGCAAATGAAGTATGTGCCTTTTGCAGGTGGTGGAGAAGTAATGACTTCGGTTCTTGGCGGCCATGTTACCTTCGGCTTCTTAGGGCCAAGTGAAGCAGCTTCACAGCTGGAAGCGGGTAAAATGAAAGCTTTAGCGGTTACTACCGAAGATCGAGCTGGCGGTATTCTAAAGGATGTCCCCACCTTAAAGGAACTGGGTCATGATGTTGTCTTATCCCAATTGCGAGGGGTTGTAGCTCCTTCCGGTATCTCTCAAGAGAATGTGGATTATCTTCATGATATGTTTAAAAAAGCCACCGAAACTCCAGAGTGGAAAGAATTTGTCAAGAATAATTTCATGGAAGAAAAGATTATGGGACCGGATGAATTCTTGAAAGCTAGCCAAGCACAAAATGATATGTATGCCAAGTACTTAGACAAAATTGAAAAGTAA